From the genome of Alosa sapidissima isolate fAloSap1 chromosome 14, fAloSap1.pri, whole genome shotgun sequence, one region includes:
- the cln6a gene encoding ceroid-lipofuscinosis neuronal protein 6a, protein MRRRPVSTVLKSATENRSGWERKESDMVKPQFHCDLWIYFTIQNWILDFGRPIVMIILPLEWFPLNKPSAGDYFHMAYNIITPFLLLKLIERSPTALPRSAVYISIITFVMGASIHLVGDSINHRLILSGYQLHLSVRENPIIKDLKPASLIDSFELLYYYDEHLGHLMWYIPFFIILFLYFTGCFTHVKGQQNMPLAGWILLGPSALYYWYLVTEGQIFILYVFTFFAMAATVIQQRQKGFVLDSNGLFLFYNFILTLGLVVVWVAYLWSDEILRKKYPGVIYVPEPWSFYTLYIKDSH, encoded by the exons ATGCGGAGACGGCCAGTGTCGACCGTTCTGAAATCTGCGACAGAAAATAG GTCTGGTTGGGAAAGGAAAGAATCAGACATGGTAAAACCACAGTTCCACTGTGATCTGTGGATATATTTTACCATTCAAAACTGGATACTTGACTTTGGCAGACCCATTGTAATG ATTATTCTTCCTCTGGAATGGTTCCCTCTAAACAAACCCAGTGCTGGGGACTACTTTCATATGGCTTACAACATCATAACACCATTTCTTCTTCTGAAG CTGATTGAGCGTAGTCCTACTGCTTTACCTCGCTCGGCGGTATACATCAGCATCATCACCTTCGTCATGGGCGCCAGCATCCATCTGGTAGGGGACTCTATCAACCATCGCCTCATCCTGAGTGGCTACCAGCTACACTTATCAGTCAGAGAAAACCCCATCATCAAAGACCTCAAGCCTGCATCACTG ATTGACTCATTTGAACTACTTTACTATTATGATGAACACCTGGGGCATTTAATGTG gtATATTCCATTCTTTATCattctttttctttatttcactggctgttTCACACATGTGAAAGGGCAGCAAAATATGCCTTTAGCTGGATGGATTCTCTTGGGTCCTAGTGCCCTGTACTACTG GTATCTTGTGACCGAGGGCCAGATTTTTATCTTGTACGTCTTCACTTTTTTCGCCATGGCAGCTACAGTCATTCAGCAGAGGCAGAAAGGATTTGTCCTGGACAGCAATGGCCTGTTCCTTTTCTACAACTTCATTTTAACATTGGGCCTTGTGGTGGTGTGGGTTGCATATCTCTGGAGTGATGAGATTCTGCGGAAGAAGTATCCTGGTGTCATATATGTTCCTGAGCCCTGGTCATTTTATACATTATACATAAAAGACAGCCATTAG
- the tex9 gene encoding testis-expressed protein 9 → MAERTMSARMAKKPPSAGIGKLLPRPANRPVSAPLKEKPKMDIFAKEEEYKRLNAELEAKTAEIVRQAEEVMREQNEVLSKPISSHLDIDIDDEEDLRERISITPSERKTAAMSEKKKSALKPSKPLIVTKKRSQKKVSETVAEDVAIIEDYGDFSLVNTINNIEGKLNDGVVPEDLEENVMPSVGEEMGSEAQIRFLKAKLRVMQEELERLSFECNKKDDENIALSSKLKQTEEDRTRLQRTTNIQQNQIEKHRAMAEEANRRCDGLQQQVTSLQKEIDGLKRAEKQAANKYSATEVRLNRAVEEAEKYKMQLNKIQQTTKDAAHQEHQRIEALQAENKKLEKQKAELLVGFKKQLKLIDILKRQKMHFEAAKMLAFTEEEFMKALDWGKS, encoded by the exons ATGGCAGAACGTACAATGTCGGCTCGTATG GCAAAGAAGCCTCCTTCGGCTGGTATTGGAAAGTTATTGCCCAGACCTGCAAACCGTCCAGTCTCTGCGCCACTAAAAGAAAAACCGAAGATGGATATCTTCGcaaaggaggaggagtacaa ACGCCTGAATGCTGAGTTGGAAGCAAAGACAGCTGAAATTGTTAGACAAGCAGAGGAAGTCATG AGGGAACAAAACGAAGTTTTGTCAAAACCTATATCCTCTCACCTTGATATTGATATTGACGATGAAGAGGATCTGAG AGAGCGGATATCAATAACACCCTCAGAGAGGAAGACAGCTGCAATG TCTGAAAAGAAGAAAAGTGCTTTAAAGCCAAGCAAACCGCTAATTGTCACCAAAAAGAGATCACA GAAAAAGGTCTCCGAAACGGTGGCCGAAGATGTTGCTATCATAGAGGACTATGGGGATTTCTCTTTGGTAAACACAATTAACAACATTGAGGGGAAACTGAATGATGGAGTTGTTCCTGAAGATCTTGAGGAAAATGTAATGCCTAGTGTTGGGGAAGAAATGGGATCAG AGGCCCAGATCCGTTTTTTGAAGGCAAAACTTAGAGTGATGCAAGAGGAGCTGGAAAGGCTGTCATTCGAATGCAACAAGAAG GATGATGAAAACATTGCATTGAGCAGCAAACTGAAACAGACTGAAGAAGACCGAACTAGGCTCCAGAGAACCACAAACATTCAACAGAACCAGATAGAGAAACACAGAGCCATGGCAGAGGAAGCCAACAGAAGATGTGATGGGTTACAACAGCAAGTGACCTCATTACAGAAA GAAATTGATGGACTGAAAAGGGCAGAAAAACAGGCGGCAAACAAGTACAGTGCCACAGAGGTCAGGCTGAACAGAGCTGTGGAGGAAGCAGAGAAGTACAAGATGCAACTGAACAAGATTCAACAGACCACAAAG GACGCTGCACACCAGGAGCATCAAAGAATAGAAGCCTTGCAGGCTGAGAACAAGAAGTTGGAAAAGCAAAAGGCTGAACTTTTAGTTGGCTTCAAAAAACAATTGAAGCTAATTGATATATTGAAACGACAAAAG ATGCATTTTGAAGCTGCCAAAATGTTGGCCTTCACAGAAGAGGAGTTCATGAAAGCTCTTGATTGGGGAAAGTCATAG
- the calml4a gene encoding calmodulin-like protein 4a, with protein sequence MSWCGQQLGKGVTLQEVTHTNPSNMAKFLTQTQINEFKECFSLYDKKRKGKIEAKDLITVMRCLGTSPTFSEVDRHLQVHKIDKKGEVDFSTFLNMMHRQTQQEDPKAEILEAMRMTDKKKQGYILASELRAKLTGLGEKLTNKEVDDLFKEANVGRDGLVRYEEFTRMVTLPPVDY encoded by the exons ATGAGCTGGTGTGGACAGCAGTTAGGCAAGGGAGTGACACTACAGGaagtaacacacacaaatccgTCCAACATG GCAAAGTTCCTTACACAAACTCAGATCAATG AATTCAAAGAATGTTTTTCCCTATATGACAAGAAACGTAAAGGGAAGATTGAGGCAAAAGACTTGATCACTGTGATGCGATGTCTGGGAACAAGTCCAACCTTCAGTGAGGTGGACCGACATCTACAGGTTCATAAGATAG ATAAAAAAGGTGAGGTGGACTTCTCCACTTTCCTGAACATGATGCACAGACAGACGCAGCAGGAGGACCCAAAGGCGGAGATCCTGGAGGCCATGCGCatgacagacaaaaaaaagcaaGGCTACATCCTCGCCTCTGAGCTACGAGCCAAACTAACAGGCCTAGGAGAGAAATTAACAAACAAAGAAG TGGATGACCTGTTTAAAGAGGCCAACGTTGGTCGTGATGGACTTGTGCGTTATGAAGAGTTTACCAGGATggtgacgcttcctccagtggaTTACTGA